In a genomic window of Halalkalicoccus sp. CG83:
- a CDS encoding GNAT family N-acetyltransferase: MEINEASADDGEEIRDIADRSMAASYAVSPDTIELILEERFNEDRISQLVDSEEAMLLVAEDEGHVAGFLEAERDGDTATITWLHVAPEFRGMGAGTGLFEAAVDRLHEGGAETVVARDLSDNAEGEGFFEKFGFEEARQDRIEIGGEEHVVEVHAETEAEAEDEGEDETDSPAQETVTTEDGETVYVDRDEELAGESGPFFVAYTDEDYEEQYSFYCGNCESLVEAVDSMERVECGTCGNLNKPQEWDGGYL; encoded by the coding sequence ATGGAGATCAACGAGGCCAGTGCCGACGACGGCGAGGAGATCCGAGACATCGCGGACCGCTCGATGGCGGCGTCCTACGCTGTCAGTCCGGACACGATCGAGCTGATCCTCGAGGAGCGTTTCAACGAGGACAGGATCTCGCAGCTGGTCGATTCCGAGGAGGCGATGTTGCTCGTCGCCGAGGACGAGGGGCACGTCGCCGGGTTCCTCGAGGCCGAACGCGACGGCGATACGGCGACGATCACGTGGCTCCACGTCGCCCCCGAGTTCCGAGGGATGGGCGCGGGGACCGGACTGTTCGAGGCCGCGGTCGATCGGCTCCACGAGGGGGGTGCTGAGACCGTCGTGGCGCGCGATCTCAGCGATAACGCCGAGGGCGAGGGCTTCTTCGAGAAGTTCGGCTTCGAGGAGGCCCGCCAGGACCGCATCGAGATCGGCGGCGAGGAGCACGTCGTCGAAGTGCACGCGGAGACCGAGGCGGAGGCGGAGGACGAGGGCGAGGACGAGACCGACAGTCCGGCCCAGGAGACGGTCACCACGGAGGACGGTGAGACGGTGTACGTCGACCGCGACGAGGAGCTCGCCGGCGAGTCGGGCCCCTTCTTCGTCGCCTACACCGACGAGGACTACGAGGAGCAATACAGCTTCTACTGTGGCAACTGCGAGTCGCTGGTCGAGGCGGTCGACAGCATGGAACGCGTCGAGTGTGGCACCTGCGGGAACCTGAACAAGCCCCAGGAGTGGGACGGCGGCTACCTATAG
- a CDS encoding uracil-DNA glycosylase: MEDQENMDGPVVTECTRCPELVEGRTRIVNGTGPEDAELLIVGEGPGESEDREGEPFVGRSGAELDEKLRDHGIDREAVRITNCVRCRPPGNRDPTKEELENCRGYLEREIELVDPELIMTVGKVPSEHLLGRDVAVTKEAGTVEDCRLGGASRRVLISVHPAAMLYDRSQEETFDATVEQVASLIGAGDGESGQSRLGSF; the protein is encoded by the coding sequence ATGGAGGACCAGGAGAACATGGACGGCCCCGTCGTGACGGAGTGTACGCGCTGTCCCGAGCTCGTGGAGGGGCGGACGCGGATCGTCAACGGGACCGGCCCGGAGGACGCGGAGCTACTGATCGTCGGCGAGGGCCCCGGCGAATCCGAGGACCGCGAGGGCGAGCCGTTCGTCGGCCGGAGCGGCGCCGAACTCGACGAGAAGCTGCGCGATCACGGCATCGACCGCGAGGCGGTCCGGATCACCAACTGTGTGCGCTGTCGCCCGCCCGGGAACCGCGACCCCACGAAGGAGGAACTCGAGAACTGCCGAGGCTATCTCGAGCGCGAGATCGAACTCGTCGATCCCGAACTGATAATGACCGTCGGCAAGGTGCCAAGCGAACATCTCCTCGGGCGCGACGTGGCCGTCACGAAGGAGGCCGGCACCGTCGAGGACTGTCGCCTCGGCGGGGCGAGTCGGCGGGTGTTGATCTCGGTCCACCCCGCGGCGATGCTCTATGACCGCAGCCAGGAGGAGACGTTCGACGCGACCGTCGAGCAGGTCGCCTCGCTGATCGGCGCGGGCGACGGCGAGAGCGGCCAGTCGCGGCTGGGTTCGTTCTAG
- a CDS encoding MBL fold metallo-hydrolase — protein sequence MTVHGLTSDAETFTCNVFLATGETTTLVDAGAMPGIEERVAEHTEELDRVVLTHQHGDHVEELDGVLDAFDADLYAYAEHPRRTHALSDGDVLAIGDEEFEAVYSPGHAADHLAFVGETTIYSGDVVVHDDGAFDYGSFGRTDMPGQSRERLIESIATILERLPDGVEHMYPGHGDEFHGDVRDVIETALDRAERREPKYPE from the coding sequence ATGACGGTCCACGGCCTCACGTCCGACGCCGAGACGTTCACCTGTAACGTCTTTCTCGCCACCGGCGAGACTACCACGCTCGTCGACGCCGGGGCGATGCCGGGTATCGAGGAGCGGGTCGCGGAGCACACGGAGGAGCTCGATCGGGTCGTCCTCACCCACCAGCACGGCGATCACGTCGAGGAGCTAGACGGCGTCCTCGACGCGTTCGACGCCGATCTCTACGCCTACGCCGAACACCCCCGGCGGACGCACGCGCTTTCGGACGGCGACGTGCTGGCGATCGGCGACGAGGAGTTCGAGGCGGTCTACTCGCCCGGTCACGCCGCCGATCACCTCGCGTTCGTCGGCGAGACGACGATCTACAGCGGCGACGTCGTCGTCCACGACGACGGGGCGTTCGACTACGGCAGCTTCGGCCGAACGGACATGCCCGGCCAGTCGCGCGAGCGGCTGATCGAGAGCATCGCGACGATTCTCGAGCGACTCCCCGACGGCGTCGAGCACATGTACCCCGGCCACGGCGACGAGTTCCACGGTGACGTCCGCGACGTGATCGAGACTGCCCTCGACCGCGCCGAACGGCGCGAACCGAAGTACCCCGAGTAG
- a CDS encoding 50S ribosomal protein L40e, giving the protein MASFDTAERRTLHKQICMKCNARNPQKADRCRKCGYGKLRPKAKERRSV; this is encoded by the coding sequence ATGGCATCGTTCGATACCGCGGAACGGCGGACGCTCCACAAGCAGATCTGCATGAAGTGCAACGCGCGAAACCCACAGAAGGCGGACCGCTGTCGTAAGTGCGGCTACGGGAAGCTCCGTCCGAAGGCCAAGGAACGCCGCAGCGTCTGA
- a CDS encoding endonuclease dU, with product MKPGARALGIAESYRNDDGGSASTLAGAVVRADRALDGLAFGSCTVGGRDATDAVCELFSALDREDVRYVLVAGIAPAWYNLLDLHRIHEHVSRPVCSVSFEASAGLEDALRREFSGEALERRLATYERQPTRRRTEVNGHDLYWRALGLDGPGARELLSAFTPEGGRPEPLRVARIAARAADAHR from the coding sequence ATGAAGCCCGGGGCCCGGGCGCTCGGGATCGCCGAGTCCTACCGGAACGACGACGGCGGATCAGCGAGCACGCTCGCGGGCGCGGTCGTCCGAGCCGATCGCGCACTCGACGGGCTGGCGTTCGGCTCCTGCACCGTCGGCGGGCGCGACGCGACCGACGCCGTCTGTGAGCTGTTCTCCGCACTCGATCGCGAGGACGTCCGCTACGTACTAGTGGCGGGTATCGCGCCCGCCTGGTACAACCTCCTCGACCTCCATCGGATCCACGAACACGTCTCACGCCCGGTCTGTTCGGTGAGCTTCGAGGCGAGCGCCGGGCTGGAGGACGCGCTCCGCCGCGAGTTCTCGGGCGAGGCGCTCGAGCGCCGACTGGCGACCTACGAGCGCCAGCCCACGCGACGCCGAACGGAGGTGAACGGCCACGACCTCTACTGGCGCGCGCTCGGGTTGGACGGCCCAGGGGCCCGCGAACTGCTCTCGGCGTTCACGCCGGAGGGGGGCCGACCCGAGCCGCTCCGGGTGGCGCGGATCGCCGCCCGGGCCGCGGATGCCCACCGATAG
- a CDS encoding MFS transporter yields MEARTRWTVAIFAFVALDAASLQIRGALLPRFETAFSVSPGLLGLVAPAGTAGFFLTVLVVGLAAGRIQVHRTLLVGVVGAGGLLLVMSAAPVYPLFLGALVLHGVSLGGVRALDRALLSHLYPDRRGRMFTLHGLAWAIGAVSGPAFAALVISVADWRAVFVLLGLGFLPVALSMRGLSLPERMEEERPISLEGAAGLARDPVVLGMAGALLLIGGIEGAIFTWLPYYADTSLPAALAPLALSAYLLAYVPGRVIYTVLAERVGYASLSLALAVPAIPAMYVALVATEGYAMLVAVFGLGLCMSGQFPLLSAVGAEAASEYSGPVNAISTSATYVGMAAVPTAMGVITGRYGIGTAMLVPVALIVGAALTIGAMWRAR; encoded by the coding sequence ATGGAGGCGAGAACTCGCTGGACGGTCGCGATCTTCGCCTTCGTTGCGCTCGACGCCGCCAGCCTCCAGATCCGGGGAGCGCTCCTCCCCCGATTCGAGACGGCGTTCTCGGTGTCGCCGGGGCTGCTCGGACTCGTCGCCCCAGCGGGCACGGCCGGATTCTTCCTCACGGTCCTCGTCGTCGGGCTCGCCGCCGGCCGGATCCAGGTGCATAGAACGCTTCTCGTCGGCGTCGTCGGGGCGGGGGGGCTGCTCCTGGTCATGAGCGCCGCGCCGGTCTACCCGCTGTTTCTGGGCGCGCTGGTGCTCCACGGGGTCTCACTCGGCGGGGTCCGCGCGCTCGATCGCGCGCTGTTGAGCCACCTCTACCCCGATCGCCGGGGCCGGATGTTCACCCTTCACGGGCTGGCCTGGGCGATCGGCGCGGTCTCGGGCCCGGCGTTCGCGGCGCTCGTGATCAGCGTCGCCGACTGGCGAGCGGTCTTCGTGCTGCTCGGGCTCGGGTTCCTGCCGGTGGCGCTCTCGATGCGGGGGCTCTCGCTGCCCGAACGCATGGAGGAGGAACGCCCGATCTCGTTGGAGGGGGCCGCCGGCCTGGCTCGGGACCCCGTCGTTCTCGGGATGGCCGGCGCGTTGCTGCTGATCGGCGGGATCGAGGGCGCGATCTTCACCTGGCTCCCCTACTACGCCGACACGTCGTTGCCGGCGGCGCTCGCGCCGCTCGCGCTGTCGGCGTACCTGCTCGCGTACGTCCCCGGCCGGGTGATCTACACCGTACTGGCCGAACGGGTCGGCTACGCGTCCCTCTCGCTGGCGCTCGCGGTCCCCGCGATCCCGGCGATGTACGTCGCGCTGGTCGCGACCGAGGGGTACGCGATGCTCGTGGCGGTGTTCGGCCTCGGGCTCTGCATGTCGGGGCAGTTCCCCCTGCTCTCGGCGGTCGGCGCCGAGGCCGCGAGCGAGTACAGCGGCCCGGTCAACGCGATCTCCACGAGCGCGACCTACGTGGGCATGGCGGCCGTGCCGACGGCGATGGGCGTGATCACGGGGCGATACGGGATCGGGACCGCGATGCTCGTCCCGGTCGCCCTCATCGTGGGGGCGGCCCTCACCATCGGGGCGATGTGGCGCGCGCGTTGA
- a CDS encoding CBS domain-containing protein gives MVDIRTFPRGEVVAAERDTTAADLASRMAEEGVGSIVITEDDQPIGIVTDRDLTVEVLAGGEDPTSVTAEDVMTEDPVTADLEAGIFEVLSRMEEAAVRRVPAVDDDGKVVGIVSFDDFVALFGRELEKLGNIAEAESPAYE, from the coding sequence ATGGTCGACATCCGTACGTTCCCACGCGGCGAGGTCGTGGCGGCCGAACGCGATACGACGGCCGCTGATCTCGCCTCGCGCATGGCCGAGGAAGGCGTCGGAAGCATCGTCATCACCGAGGACGACCAACCGATCGGCATCGTCACCGACCGCGACCTGACGGTCGAGGTGCTGGCCGGCGGCGAGGACCCCACGTCGGTCACCGCCGAGGACGTCATGACCGAGGACCCCGTCACCGCGGACCTCGAAGCCGGCATCTTCGAGGTGCTCTCGCGGATGGAGGAGGCGGCGGTTCGCCGGGTCCCCGCCGTCGACGACGACGGGAAGGTCGTCGGCATCGTCTCGTTCGACGACTTCGTCGCGCTGTTCGGCCGCGAACTCGAGAAGCTCGGAAACATCGCCGAGGCCGAGTCGCCGGCCTACGAGTAG
- a CDS encoding sodium:solute symporter family protein has product MTASGLTLQLGIVVGYLVLALLIGVAAYRLTDRTAEDYYLASRTFGTVVLLFTTFATLLSAFTFFAGPNTAYREGPEWILVMGVMDGVLFAVLWYLVGYKQWLIGRERGYLTLGEMLGDRFGSPGLRGLVAAISLFWLFPYVMLQQMGAGTALAALTDGAVPYWAGAGLITLFMILYVVLAGMRGVAWTDTLQGAFMLGMVWLATAWILLAVGGPAAATRELAATQPGFLALGGDYYTPAFVITQAVSIAFGVAMFPQVNQRFFVARSKTVLKRTFALWPVLVLALFVPAFMLGAWARGLGIEAAEGANVLPLLLAEYTPAWFAALVIAGAVAAMMSSSDSMLLSGSAYFTRDLYRPFVDPEASERREDLLGRVGVVVFAVLAFFASLGRPGTLLEVGATAFGGFAQLALPVIVALYWTGTTRAGITAGIATSQAFYLASVFLSALPMAYGGWGASLVGMALGLVLTVGVSRFTAPAGGEETAVCFDLPGAERG; this is encoded by the coding sequence ATGACCGCGAGCGGACTCACGCTCCAGCTGGGGATCGTCGTCGGCTACCTCGTCCTCGCGTTGCTGATCGGCGTCGCCGCCTACCGCCTGACGGATCGAACCGCCGAGGACTACTACCTCGCGAGCCGCACCTTCGGGACGGTCGTGTTGCTCTTTACCACGTTCGCGACGCTGCTCTCGGCGTTCACCTTCTTCGCCGGTCCCAACACCGCCTACCGGGAGGGCCCGGAGTGGATCCTCGTCATGGGCGTCATGGACGGGGTGCTGTTCGCCGTGCTCTGGTATCTCGTCGGCTACAAGCAGTGGCTGATCGGGCGCGAGCGCGGCTACCTCACGCTGGGCGAGATGCTCGGCGACCGCTTCGGCTCGCCCGGGTTGCGCGGGCTCGTCGCCGCGATCAGCCTCTTCTGGCTCTTTCCCTACGTGATGCTCCAGCAGATGGGCGCGGGCACCGCGCTCGCCGCTCTGACCGACGGCGCGGTCCCCTACTGGGCGGGCGCAGGCCTGATCACGCTGTTCATGATCCTCTACGTCGTCCTCGCGGGGATGCGCGGCGTCGCCTGGACGGACACGCTCCAGGGGGCGTTCATGCTCGGGATGGTCTGGCTCGCGACGGCCTGGATCCTGCTGGCCGTCGGCGGCCCTGCGGCGGCCACGCGCGAACTCGCCGCGACGCAGCCGGGGTTCCTCGCGCTGGGCGGCGACTACTACACACCCGCGTTCGTCATCACGCAGGCGGTGAGCATCGCCTTCGGCGTCGCGATGTTCCCCCAGGTGAACCAGCGCTTCTTCGTCGCGCGCTCGAAGACCGTTCTGAAGCGGACGTTCGCGCTCTGGCCGGTACTGGTGCTCGCGCTGTTCGTTCCCGCGTTCATGCTCGGCGCGTGGGCACGCGGGCTCGGAATCGAGGCCGCGGAGGGCGCGAACGTCCTTCCCCTCCTGCTCGCGGAGTACACTCCGGCGTGGTTCGCCGCGCTCGTGATCGCCGGCGCGGTGGCGGCGATGATGTCCTCCTCGGACTCGATGCTGCTCTCGGGATCCGCGTACTTCACCCGCGATCTCTACCGGCCGTTCGTCGACCCCGAGGCGAGCGAGCGCCGCGAGGACCTCCTCGGGCGGGTCGGAGTGGTGGTCTTCGCCGTCCTCGCCTTTTTCGCCAGTCTCGGGCGCCCCGGCACGCTGCTGGAGGTCGGCGCGACCGCGTTCGGCGGGTTCGCCCAGCTCGCGCTGCCGGTGATCGTCGCGCTCTACTGGACGGGGACCACCCGTGCGGGGATCACCGCGGGTATCGCCACGAGCCAGGCGTTCTACCTCGCGAGCGTCTTCCTGTCCGCGCTGCCGATGGCCTACGGCGGCTGGGGCGCGTCGCTCGTCGGAATGGCGCTCGGGCTCGTCCTCACGGTGGGCGTCTCGCGGTTCACCGCCCCCGCCGGCGGAGAGGAGACCGCCGTCTGTTTCGATCTCCCCGGCGCCGAGAGAGGGTGA
- the serS gene encoding serine--tRNA ligase produces MLDRTILREDPDRVRWALDVKGVEDVDLDEVLAIDEEWRELKAKGDELRHERNQTSQKIGELKREGDDEAAEEAIERSSELKAELERVESRADDLESELEERLLELPNVPQEDVPVGEDESDNVEVRREGFDREHDLPTELVPHYELGERLEIIDEKRATKTTGSGFYFLKGDGARLEHALVQFMLSVHREQGYLDVLPPVPVNSDSMTGTGQLPKFAEDAYQVEGEDLWLCPTAEVSVTNMYRDEILLREDLPLKHQAFSPNFRREAGEHGTQTRGIVRVHQFNKVELVNFVEPDESDERLDELVDEAAEVLERLGLPYRVLEMCTGDMGFTQARKYDLEVWAPADDMDDGPEEGGRWLEVSSASNFEEFQARRAGLRYRPEHHESAEYLHTLNASGLALPRVMVAILEYYQNDDGTVTVPEPLRPYMDGQERIEGHDPVGESAMGAGERD; encoded by the coding sequence ATGCTCGACCGGACGATTCTTCGCGAGGACCCCGACCGCGTTCGATGGGCGCTCGACGTCAAGGGCGTCGAGGACGTCGATCTCGACGAGGTGCTCGCCATCGACGAGGAGTGGCGCGAGCTCAAGGCGAAGGGCGACGAGCTCCGCCACGAGCGAAACCAGACCAGCCAGAAGATCGGCGAGCTCAAGCGCGAGGGCGACGACGAGGCCGCCGAGGAGGCGATCGAACGCTCGAGCGAGCTCAAGGCCGAACTCGAGCGCGTCGAGTCCCGTGCCGACGACCTCGAGTCGGAACTCGAGGAGCGACTGCTCGAACTCCCGAACGTTCCCCAGGAGGACGTCCCCGTCGGCGAGGACGAGTCCGACAACGTCGAGGTGCGCCGCGAGGGGTTCGACCGCGAGCACGACCTCCCCACAGAGCTCGTTCCCCACTACGAGCTGGGCGAGCGCCTCGAGATCATCGACGAGAAGCGTGCGACGAAGACCACCGGCAGCGGCTTCTACTTCCTGAAGGGCGACGGCGCTCGCCTCGAACACGCGCTGGTGCAGTTCATGCTCTCGGTGCATCGCGAACAGGGCTACCTCGACGTGCTCCCGCCCGTTCCGGTGAACAGCGACTCGATGACCGGCACCGGCCAGCTCCCGAAGTTCGCGGAGGACGCCTACCAGGTCGAGGGCGAGGACCTCTGGCTCTGTCCGACCGCGGAGGTCTCGGTGACGAACATGTACCGCGACGAGATCCTTCTACGGGAGGACCTCCCGCTCAAACACCAGGCGTTCTCGCCGAACTTCCGGCGCGAAGCGGGCGAGCACGGCACCCAAACGAGGGGGATCGTCCGGGTCCACCAGTTCAACAAGGTCGAACTCGTCAACTTCGTCGAGCCCGACGAGAGCGACGAGCGACTCGACGAACTCGTCGACGAGGCCGCGGAGGTGCTCGAACGGCTCGGTCTTCCCTACCGGGTGCTGGAGATGTGTACCGGCGACATGGGCTTCACACAGGCGCGGAAGTACGACCTCGAGGTGTGGGCGCCCGCCGACGACATGGACGACGGCCCCGAGGAGGGCGGCCGGTGGCTCGAGGTCTCCTCGGCGTCGAACTTCGAGGAGTTCCAGGCACGGCGGGCGGGGCTTCGCTACCGACCCGAGCACCACGAGTCCGCGGAGTACCTCCACACGCTCAACGCCTCGGGGCTCGCGCTCCCGCGGGTGATGGTGGCGATCCTCGAGTATTACCAGAACGACGACGGCACCGTCACCGTTCCGGAGCCGTTGCGTCCGTACATGGACGGCCAGGAGCGCATCGAGGGTCACGACCCCGTCGGCGAGAGCGCGATGGGCGCCGGCGAGCGCGACTGA
- a CDS encoding DUF3311 domain-containing protein has translation MVSRAEAYGWGITFLVLIVLAVPWFLWGVDSVVAGLPVWLWWHVGWMALASLCFWLFTRQAWGLAIEGIGE, from the coding sequence ATGGTCTCGAGGGCCGAGGCATACGGCTGGGGGATCACCTTTCTGGTGCTGATCGTCCTCGCCGTACCGTGGTTTCTCTGGGGGGTCGATTCGGTCGTCGCCGGGCTCCCCGTCTGGCTGTGGTGGCACGTCGGCTGGATGGCGCTCGCCTCGCTCTGTTTCTGGCTGTTCACCCGGCAGGCGTGGGGACTGGCTATCGAGGGGATCGGCGAATGA
- a CDS encoding DUF5786 family protein: protein MGFGSYDESEQENQDYDTDFEDEDGVETNENTHDGAMTFENGASNDELLSKLEEIKEEEE from the coding sequence ATGGGCTTTGGGAGCTACGACGAATCCGAACAGGAGAATCAGGACTACGACACCGACTTCGAGGACGAGGACGGCGTCGAGACTAACGAGAACACCCACGACGGTGCGATGACGTTCGAGAACGGGGCCTCGAACGACGAGTTGCTCTCCAAGCTCGAAGAGATCAAAGAAGAGGAGGAGTAG
- a CDS encoding DegT/DnrJ/EryC1/StrS family aminotransferase — protein sequence MIAVTEYIALESNGIVRPDGDAERFPDALLRQTAFDRAVALPSGRAALWYALRDAGLEQADEVLIPSFTDLSVKRAVGMVARPVPVDVEPDSYNLDLEDARGRVTDRTAAIVPTHLWGEPIDMRAVAAFAAEHDLLVVEDAAHALGTTYTSEQVGRFSDYCLFSFRFTKEVTSYKGGLLLLPAGSTAPRKRVCDRLSPAKLGGVLALSRVLDSIPGQLYHPLRNRLLDPYFRTSAGRVTDVTPQSFSERERSLLAGQYERLADRVAARRRHASRYDEGLVEGLERPPSVPGHGYFRYSLRVPASRRDPLYRALQRRGIGCSKSYSYTVSAPGECPVADRTADRVLNLPVHAGLDDGTVDRIVDVVNATWDELR from the coding sequence ATGATCGCAGTCACGGAGTACATCGCACTCGAATCGAACGGAATCGTCCGCCCCGACGGCGACGCCGAACGGTTTCCCGACGCGCTCCTCCGGCAGACGGCGTTCGATCGTGCCGTCGCGCTACCGTCGGGGCGGGCGGCGCTGTGGTACGCCCTCCGGGACGCGGGGCTCGAGCAGGCCGACGAGGTCCTGATTCCGTCGTTCACGGATCTATCGGTCAAACGAGCGGTGGGAATGGTGGCCCGACCCGTCCCCGTCGACGTCGAACCCGACAGCTACAACCTGGACCTAGAGGACGCCCGCGGCCGGGTGACCGACCGGACGGCGGCGATCGTCCCCACCCACCTGTGGGGGGAACCCATCGACATGCGGGCGGTCGCGGCGTTCGCCGCCGAGCACGACCTACTGGTCGTCGAGGACGCGGCCCACGCGCTCGGGACGACCTACACGAGCGAGCAGGTCGGACGGTTCAGCGACTACTGTCTGTTCAGCTTCCGGTTCACGAAGGAGGTAACGAGTTACAAGGGCGGGCTGTTGTTGCTGCCGGCGGGCTCGACGGCCCCACGCAAACGGGTGTGTGATCGGCTCTCCCCGGCGAAGCTGGGCGGCGTCCTGGCGCTGAGCCGCGTCCTCGATTCGATCCCCGGGCAGCTGTATCACCCCCTTCGGAACCGGCTGCTCGATCCGTACTTCCGGACCAGCGCGGGCCGGGTGACCGACGTCACCCCCCAGTCGTTCTCCGAACGCGAACGGTCGCTGCTCGCGGGACAGTACGAGCGCCTCGCAGACCGGGTAGCGGCCCGTCGACGTCACGCCTCGCGCTACGACGAGGGGCTGGTCGAGGGGCTCGAGCGGCCGCCGTCGGTTCCGGGACACGGCTACTTCCGCTACAGCCTGCGCGTCCCGGCGTCGCGGCGCGATCCGCTCTACCGTGCGCTCCAGCGGCGTGGAATCGGCTGTTCGAAGTCCTACTCCTACACGGTCTCCGCGCCGGGGGAGTGTCCGGTGGCGGATCGGACCGCGGATCGCGTGCTCAACCTGCCCGTCCACGCTGGACTGGACGACGGGACGGTCGATCGGATCGTCGACGTCGTGAACGCGACGTGGGACGAGCTTCGGTGA
- a CDS encoding DUF367 family protein — protein sequence MQLHVRYEGDDDPEKCTARKLARFDLAELHRSDRATPYGIVLNPHAERALSPADREETDRLVALDCSWETAEESLFSMAGKHRALPFLVAANPINYGRPFELTTVEALAAGLIVLGERALAEEILSKFRWGHTFLELNDEPLRRYAACEDSTEVVEVQGEYLDRGESD from the coding sequence GTGCAGCTTCACGTCCGTTACGAGGGCGACGACGACCCCGAGAAGTGTACGGCGAGAAAGCTCGCGCGCTTCGATCTCGCGGAACTCCATCGAAGCGATCGGGCGACGCCCTACGGAATCGTGCTCAACCCTCACGCCGAGCGGGCGCTCTCGCCGGCCGATCGCGAGGAGACCGACCGACTCGTGGCGCTCGACTGCTCGTGGGAGACGGCGGAGGAGTCGCTGTTCTCGATGGCCGGGAAGCATCGCGCGTTGCCCTTCCTCGTCGCCGCCAACCCGATCAACTACGGCCGACCGTTCGAGCTCACGACGGTCGAGGCGCTCGCCGCCGGACTGATCGTCCTCGGCGAGCGCGCGCTCGCCGAGGAGATCCTCTCGAAGTTCCGCTGGGGCCACACCTTCCTCGAACTCAACGACGAGCCGCTCCGGCGCTACGCCGCCTGCGAGGACTCGACGGAGGTCGTCGAGGTGCAGGGGGAGTACCTCGATCGCGGCGAGTCTGACTGA
- a CDS encoding nuclear transport factor 2 family protein produces MNGVDAARAYYRALDSHAYDDLAALLASDFTHYRPDRTLEGRERFVRFMREERPMTDTTHELCSLYRAIEGDGVAAQGRLLDADGEALFGFLDVHGFADGAIVSIHTYTR; encoded by the coding sequence ATGAACGGCGTCGATGCGGCCCGCGCGTACTACCGCGCGCTCGACTCCCACGCGTACGACGACCTCGCCGCGCTGCTCGCATCCGACTTCACCCACTACCGGCCGGACCGGACGCTCGAGGGCCGCGAGCGTTTCGTCCGGTTCATGCGCGAGGAGCGTCCGATGACCGACACCACCCACGAGCTGTGCTCGCTCTACCGGGCGATCGAGGGCGACGGGGTCGCGGCTCAGGGTCGGCTGCTCGACGCCGACGGCGAGGCGCTGTTCGGCTTTCTCGACGTCCACGGGTTCGCGGACGGGGCGATCGTCTCGATCCACACCTACACGCGGTAG
- a CDS encoding MBL fold metallo-hydrolase yields MAIGDWYPVDTAQGDYYYLDTGMYDTERYGAVYVLDAERPAILDTGIGTNYEFVLEALEGIGIDPEEVGVIAPTHVHLDHAGGAGYLAEACPNAAVHVHRIGAPHLVDPSRLVEGTKRAVEDQWEYYAEPRPIDEERIVALEDGDTIDLGDRTLEVHHAPGHAPHQVVYYDPDADVLTAGDAAGIWVPDLEEVRQTSPPSNFDLEQCLEDVDAIREIDPETVLFGHFGPVTASDDLLVEYKDVLADWVDAVETKRAELEDDEAVIEHFEDETEMAEVWSERKARAEERLNVRGVLAYLDEREE; encoded by the coding sequence ATGGCAATCGGTGACTGGTACCCCGTCGACACCGCCCAGGGCGACTACTACTACCTCGACACCGGGATGTACGACACCGAGCGCTACGGCGCGGTCTACGTCCTCGACGCCGAGCGGCCCGCGATCCTCGATACGGGGATCGGGACGAACTACGAGTTCGTCCTCGAGGCGCTCGAGGGGATCGGCATCGATCCCGAGGAGGTGGGGGTCATCGCGCCCACCCACGTCCACCTCGACCACGCCGGCGGCGCGGGCTACCTCGCCGAGGCCTGTCCGAACGCCGCCGTCCACGTCCACCGGATCGGCGCGCCCCACCTCGTCGATCCCTCCCGGCTCGTCGAGGGCACGAAACGGGCCGTCGAGGACCAGTGGGAGTACTACGCCGAACCTCGGCCGATCGACGAGGAGCGGATCGTCGCTCTCGAGGACGGCGACACGATCGACCTGGGCGACCGGACGCTCGAGGTGCATCACGCTCCCGGCCACGCTCCCCATCAGGTGGTCTACTACGACCCCGACGCCGACGTCCTCACCGCTGGCGACGCCGCGGGCATCTGGGTGCCCGACCTCGAGGAGGTTCGCCAGACCTCGCCGCCGTCGAACTTCGACCTGGAGCAGTGTCTCGAGGACGTCGACGCGATCCGGGAGATCGACCCCGAGACGGTCCTGTTCGGCCACTTCGGTCCCGTCACCGCGAGCGACGACCTGCTCGTCGAGTACAAGGACGTGCTCGCCGACTGGGTCGACGCCGTCGAGACCAAGCGCGCCGAACTCGAGGACGACGAGGCCGTCATCGAGCACTTCGAGGACGAGACCGAGATGGCGGAGGTCTGGAGCGAGCGTAAGGCCCGCGCAGAGGAGCGCCTGAACGTCCGCGGCGTGCTCGCCTACCTCGACGAACGCGAGGAGTGA